In one Salipiger abyssi genomic region, the following are encoded:
- a CDS encoding cryptochrome/photolyase family protein gives MSGNLCFVLGDQLTRGLSSLEDLDPENDVVLMVEVREEARYVRHHKQKIALILSAMRHFAEALRGEGISVDYVTLDDADNSQSFSDELARAVKRHDPDRVVVTEPGEWRVWEMMSGWEEALGLPVEIREDTRFYCSRDGFAAFAKGRKSLRMETFYREMRRRTGILMADGEPEGGQWNFDKENRKSLPRDLRPPRRDRFAPDKVTRQVLDLVAERFDDHFGDLDRFGWAVTREDALAALDHFIADALPCFGDYQDAMKAGEDFLFHGLISPYLNLGLLEAAEVCERAEDAWRKGDVPLNAAEGFIRQILGWREFVRGVYWTEMPEYAETNHLNATRDLPWVYWSGETAMRCMSEVIGTTRRNAYAHHIQRLMVTGNFALLAGVAPAQIEEWYLAVYADAFDWVELPNTHGMAIHADGGLLGSKPYAASGSYINRMSDYCRGCDYDHKKRTGEGACPFNYLYWNFLMENEERFADNPRMALVYKTLSRFDPEERDAMARAARAFLDAPEDAPAQKRLDAGW, from the coding sequence ATGAGCGGAAATTTATGCTTCGTCCTCGGCGATCAGCTGACGCGGGGGCTGTCTTCGCTGGAGGATCTCGACCCGGAAAACGACGTGGTTCTGATGGTCGAGGTGAGAGAGGAGGCGCGCTATGTGCGCCACCACAAGCAGAAGATCGCGCTTATCCTCTCGGCCATGCGCCATTTTGCCGAGGCGCTGCGCGGCGAGGGCATCAGCGTCGACTACGTGACGCTGGACGATGCCGACAACAGCCAGAGCTTTTCCGATGAGCTGGCCCGCGCGGTGAAACGCCACGACCCCGACAGGGTGGTGGTGACCGAGCCCGGCGAGTGGCGGGTCTGGGAGATGATGTCGGGCTGGGAGGAGGCGCTTGGCCTTCCGGTCGAGATCCGCGAGGACACGCGGTTCTATTGCAGCCGCGACGGCTTTGCCGCGTTTGCGAAGGGCCGCAAGAGCCTGCGGATGGAGACGTTTTACCGCGAGATGCGGCGGCGCACCGGCATCCTGATGGCTGATGGCGAGCCCGAGGGCGGGCAGTGGAATTTCGACAAGGAGAACCGCAAATCGCTGCCCCGCGATCTGCGCCCGCCCAGGCGCGACCGGTTCGCGCCGGACAAGGTCACGCGGCAGGTGCTGGATCTGGTGGCCGAGCGCTTTGACGATCATTTCGGCGATCTCGACCGCTTTGGCTGGGCGGTGACGCGCGAGGACGCGCTGGCCGCGCTCGATCACTTCATCGCCGACGCGCTGCCCTGTTTCGGCGATTATCAGGATGCGATGAAGGCGGGTGAGGATTTCCTGTTTCACGGGCTGATCTCGCCCTATCTCAATCTCGGCCTGCTGGAGGCGGCGGAGGTCTGCGAGCGTGCCGAGGATGCCTGGCGCAAGGGCGATGTGCCGCTGAATGCCGCCGAGGGATTCATCCGACAGATCCTCGGCTGGCGCGAATTCGTGCGCGGCGTCTACTGGACGGAGATGCCCGAATATGCCGAGACCAACCACCTGAACGCGACCCGCGATCTGCCCTGGGTCTATTGGAGCGGCGAGACCGCGATGCGCTGCATGTCCGAGGTCATCGGCACCACGCGGCGCAACGCCTATGCGCATCACATCCAGCGGCTGATGGTGACGGGGAATTTCGCGCTGCTGGCGGGCGTGGCGCCGGCGCAGATCGAGGAATGGTATCTGGCGGTCTATGCCGATGCGTTCGACTGGGTCGAGCTGCCCAACACCCATGGCATGGCGATACATGCCGATGGCGGGCTGCTGGGCTCCAAGCCCTATGCCGCCTCGGGTTCTTACATCAACCGAATGTCGGATTACTGCCGGGGCTGCGATTACGACCACAAGAAACGCACCGGCGAGGGGGCCTGCCCGTTCAACTATCTCTACTGGAATTTCCTGATGGAGAACGAAGAGCGCTTTGCCGACAACCCGCGCATGGCGCTGGTCTACAAGACCCTGTCGCGCTTCGATCCCGAGGAGCGCGACGCCATGGCCCGCGCCGCGCGCGCCTTTCTCGATGCGCCCGAAGATGCCCCGGCGCAGAAGCGGCTCGATGCCGGCTGGTAG
- a CDS encoding DUF2177 family protein — translation MQLIVLYIATLVVFLAVDMEGIRRLIKPVFERHVGDMLADPPRLGPAAVFYLFYIAGVLWFVSVPALNAGRPVQALLAGALLGLMCYGTYEFTNYATLRGWSFQQVVIDTLWGGALTGGSAWAGVMIARLLPSG, via the coding sequence ATGCAACTTATCGTGCTCTACATCGCCACGCTGGTGGTGTTTCTCGCCGTCGACATGGAAGGCATCAGGCGGCTGATCAAACCGGTCTTCGAGCGCCATGTGGGCGACATGCTCGCCGATCCGCCGCGCCTTGGCCCGGCGGCGGTGTTCTATCTGTTCTATATCGCGGGCGTTTTGTGGTTCGTCTCGGTGCCGGCGCTGAACGCGGGCCGCCCGGTGCAGGCGCTGCTCGCCGGGGCGCTGCTGGGGCTGATGTGCTACGGCACCTACGAGTTCACCAACTACGCCACGCTGCGCGGCTGGTCCTTTCAGCAGGTGGTCATCGACACGCTGTGGGGCGGCGCGCTGACCGGCGGTTCGGCCTGGGCGGGCGTGATGATCGCACGGCTGCTGCCGTCGGGCTAA
- a CDS encoding SDR family NAD(P)-dependent oxidoreductase translates to MPETSPRIWIMGASDGIGAALAREYAARGARLVLSARSGDALQKLAEEIGGAEVVTADVADRESLSAAAARIAEGGRLDRAITLAALYDPGKVLEIDPDRATQIVTVNLAGSFHFARAAAPLLRDGGDLVLTGSVAGYVGLPQGQIYSASKAGVINLAETLRAELAPRIAVRLISPGFVDTRLTQRNSFTMPGLMQPEQAARRIARGLDGKAFEVHFPRRLTWPLKLLRALPYGLALPLTKRLVQ, encoded by the coding sequence ATGCCTGAGACGTCGCCGCGCATCTGGATCATGGGCGCCTCGGACGGGATCGGCGCGGCGCTGGCACGCGAATACGCGGCGCGCGGCGCGCGGCTGGTGCTGTCGGCGCGCTCCGGGGATGCATTGCAGAAGCTCGCCGAAGAGATCGGCGGCGCCGAGGTGGTGACGGCGGATGTGGCCGACCGCGAGAGCCTCTCCGCCGCCGCCGCGCGTATTGCCGAGGGCGGCAGGCTCGACCGGGCGATCACGCTGGCGGCGCTCTACGATCCCGGCAAGGTGCTGGAGATCGACCCCGACCGTGCCACGCAGATCGTCACGGTGAACCTCGCGGGCAGTTTCCATTTTGCCCGCGCGGCAGCGCCGCTCCTGCGCGATGGCGGCGATCTGGTGCTGACCGGCTCGGTGGCGGGCTATGTCGGGCTGCCGCAGGGCCAGATCTATTCCGCCAGCAAGGCCGGGGTGATCAACCTCGCCGAGACGCTGCGGGCCGAGCTGGCGCCGCGCATCGCCGTGCGGCTCATCAGCCCCGGGTTCGTCGACACAAGGCTCACCCAGCGCAACAGCTTCACCATGCCGGGGCTCATGCAGCCCGAGCAGGCGGCAAGGCGCATTGCCAGGGGGCTCGACGGCAAGGCGTTCGAGGTGCATTTCCCGCGCCGCCTGACCTGGCCGCTGAAACTGCTGCGCGCCTTGCCCTATGGGCTCGCGCTGCCGCTTACAAAAAGGCTGGTGCAATGA